In Thermus antranikianii DSM 12462, one DNA window encodes the following:
- the paaZ gene encoding phenylacetic acid degradation bifunctional protein PaaZ has protein sequence MKVKSYLMGQWLTGAGEGVPVQDAATLEVLAHVTSEGLPLKEAVAWGREVGGKALLGMGFQERGRRLRALAQYLSERKEELYRLYATTGGTRRDAWYDVDGGIGVLFTYSSLARTLPEGNLLPEEENLPLSKDFSFQGRHLLGPKGGITVQINAFNFPVWGLLEKFAPAFLAGVPTLAKAATPTAHVAEEVVRLMLESGLLPEGSLQFVAGSLGDALEALDHRDSVYFTGSKATADRLRRHPAFLERGALFNAETDSLNAAILGEKAGEEEVERLAREIAQELSIKTGQRCTAIRRVLVPQGRLEVLLEATRKHLEGLKLGDPREEGVDLGPLASLGQKEEVERAVEALLAAGARVYWQHPGRRDGAFFPPTLLLAEDPWAETLHQVEPFGPVATFFPYRDREEALRLARLGGGMLAATLATPDPEESRFYLLGLSGEVGRLHILNRFNAHSSTGHGSPLPRLLHGGPGRAGSGEELGGLLSVKRHLARLALQADPHTLQALTGEYARGAEKPASIHPFRKYYEELEIGETLWTHRRTVTEADIALFAHLSWDHFYAHTDEIAAQKSLFGKRVAHGYFVLSAAAGLFVDPAPGPVLANYGLEGLRFTEPVGIGDTLQARLTVKAKRPRDEKSGVVEWAVEVVNQEGKTVAAYTILTLVARKPTDALPSGQTHFGASS, from the coding sequence TTGAAGGTAAAAAGCTACCTCATGGGCCAATGGTTAACGGGCGCAGGAGAAGGGGTACCGGTGCAGGATGCCGCCACCCTCGAGGTGCTGGCCCACGTGACCTCGGAGGGCCTGCCCCTCAAGGAGGCGGTGGCCTGGGGAAGGGAGGTAGGGGGGAAAGCCCTCCTTGGCATGGGATTCCAGGAGCGGGGCCGAAGGCTTCGGGCCCTGGCACAGTACCTTTCCGAGCGGAAGGAGGAGCTCTACCGGCTCTACGCCACCACCGGGGGAACCCGTCGGGATGCCTGGTACGACGTGGACGGGGGTATCGGGGTACTCTTCACCTATAGCTCCTTGGCCCGGACGCTTCCCGAGGGAAACCTCCTCCCCGAGGAGGAAAACCTTCCCTTAAGCAAGGACTTTTCCTTCCAGGGAAGGCATCTTCTGGGCCCCAAGGGCGGAATCACGGTTCAGATCAACGCCTTCAACTTTCCGGTCTGGGGCCTTTTGGAGAAGTTCGCCCCTGCCTTCTTGGCAGGGGTGCCCACCCTGGCCAAGGCGGCCACCCCCACCGCTCACGTGGCCGAGGAAGTGGTGCGTCTCATGCTGGAGTCCGGGCTTCTGCCGGAAGGAAGCCTCCAGTTCGTGGCCGGAAGCCTGGGGGATGCCCTGGAGGCCCTGGACCACCGGGATAGCGTCTACTTCACAGGCTCCAAGGCCACCGCAGACCGCTTAAGGCGCCACCCCGCCTTTTTGGAGCGAGGCGCCCTCTTCAATGCGGAAACCGACTCCCTAAACGCCGCCATCCTGGGGGAAAAGGCAGGGGAGGAGGAGGTGGAGAGGCTGGCCCGGGAGATTGCCCAGGAGCTTTCCATCAAAACCGGACAGCGGTGCACGGCCATTCGCCGGGTCCTGGTACCCCAGGGCCGCCTCGAGGTCCTCCTCGAGGCCACCCGTAAGCATCTGGAGGGCCTTAAGCTGGGCGACCCCAGGGAGGAGGGCGTGGACCTGGGGCCCCTGGCCTCCCTGGGGCAAAAGGAGGAGGTGGAAAGGGCCGTGGAAGCCCTCCTGGCCGCCGGGGCCAGGGTGTACTGGCAGCACCCGGGCAGGCGGGACGGCGCCTTCTTTCCCCCTACCCTGCTCCTGGCGGAGGATCCCTGGGCGGAAACCCTCCACCAGGTGGAACCCTTCGGCCCGGTGGCCACCTTCTTTCCCTACCGGGACCGGGAGGAAGCCCTGCGCCTGGCCCGGTTGGGAGGGGGGATGCTCGCGGCCACCCTGGCCACCCCCGATCCCGAGGAGTCCCGCTTCTACCTCCTCGGGCTTTCCGGGGAGGTGGGCCGGCTCCACATTCTGAACCGCTTCAACGCCCATAGCTCCACGGGCCACGGCTCCCCCTTGCCCCGCCTCCTCCACGGGGGACCCGGACGGGCAGGGAGCGGGGAGGAGCTGGGAGGGCTTCTTTCCGTCAAGCGGCACCTGGCCCGCCTGGCCCTCCAGGCCGATCCCCACACCCTGCAGGCTCTCACCGGGGAGTACGCCAGGGGAGCGGAAAAACCCGCCAGCATCCACCCCTTCCGCAAGTACTACGAGGAACTGGAGATTGGGGAAACCCTCTGGACCCATCGCCGCACGGTCACAGAAGCGGACATTGCCCTTTTTGCCCACCTTTCCTGGGACCACTTCTACGCCCACACCGACGAGATCGCCGCCCAAAAGAGCCTTTTCGGGAAGCGTGTGGCCCACGGATACTTCGTCCTCTCCGCCGCCGCCGGGCTCTTCGTGGATCCGGCCCCGGGTCCAGTCCTGGCCAACTACGGCCTCGAGGGCCTGCGCTTCACCGAACCCGTGGGCATCGGGGATACCTTGCAAGCCCGGCTCACGGTGAAGGCCAAACGGCCTAGGGACGAGAAATCCGGGGTGGTGGAGTGGGCGGTGGAGGTGGTGAACCAGGAGGGCAAAACCGTGGCCGCCTATACCATCCTCACCCTGGTGGCCCGAAAGCCCACGGATGCTTTGCCCTCCGGGCAAACACATTTTGGAGCTTCCTCTTAA
- a CDS encoding winged helix-turn-helix transcriptional regulator, with the protein MAEHEPAFCPVYAALNLLQEKWTLHIIRALLEGPKGFNELSRAIGGVNPATLSQRLEHLVDLGVVEKKVESFMPPRTRYSLTEAGRELEAVIAAIDRWARKNLKAPVG; encoded by the coding sequence ATGGCCGAGCACGAACCGGCCTTCTGCCCTGTTTATGCCGCCTTGAACCTCCTCCAGGAGAAGTGGACCCTGCACATCATCAGGGCTCTCCTGGAAGGCCCTAAGGGGTTCAATGAGCTGTCCCGGGCCATCGGGGGGGTAAACCCTGCCACCCTTTCCCAGCGCCTGGAGCACTTGGTGGATCTAGGCGTGGTGGAAAAGAAGGTGGAATCCTTCATGCCCCCCCGCACCCGGTACAGCCTCACCGAGGCTGGGCGGGAGCTGGAGGCGGTCATCGCCGCCATTGACCGCTGGGCCCGCAAGAACCTTAAGGCCCCTGTGGGTTGA
- the bfr gene encoding bacterioferritin — protein MKGHPDVIQSLQERLSEELAAILQYMVHAEMAENWGFKALARHLKAHAITEMRHAERHIERILFLEGFPEVSRIGEIRIGKTVEEILFRDYEGELQAVKGYNETMNLAQSLGDNGTRDMVAEILKDEEGHVDWLEAQRELLNQMGLPNYLQYLAGEAE, from the coding sequence ATGAAAGGCCATCCCGATGTGATTCAAAGCCTTCAGGAAAGGCTTTCCGAGGAACTGGCCGCCATCTTGCAATACATGGTCCATGCGGAGATGGCGGAGAACTGGGGCTTTAAGGCTCTGGCCCGCCACCTTAAGGCCCATGCCATCACCGAGATGCGCCATGCGGAGAGGCACATCGAGCGCATCCTTTTCCTGGAGGGTTTCCCAGAGGTGAGCCGGATTGGGGAGATCCGGATCGGCAAAACGGTGGAGGAAATCCTTTTCCGGGACTACGAGGGGGAACTCCAGGCGGTGAAGGGATACAACGAAACCATGAACCTGGCCCAAAGCCTGGGGGATAACGGCACCCGGGACATGGTGGCGGAGATCCTCAAGGACGAGGAAGGCCACGTGGACTGGCTGGAGGCCCAGCGGGAGCTCTTGAACCAGATGGGGTTGCCCAACTACCTCCAGTACCTGGCCGGGGAAGCGGAATAG
- the nadB gene encoding L-aspartate oxidase: MVTLTTDLLILGAGIAGVYAALAAEERGAKILLLSKDPLPSGSTPWAQGGVAFPLDEADLEAHLQDTLRAGRGLVEEGVARSILEEAPRHLEKLLSLGLPFHSEPTREGGHSRPRVRHLGGDRSGLFLLKGLLKRLRSPVQEGYMAVALLLGEGRVAGALVLGPEGLQVVRAGAVLLATGGLGRLFPVTTNPKGATGDGMALAYLAGATLRDLEFIQFHPTALPDGSLVSEACRGEGAILLNAQGERFMPRYDPLGELAPRDVVARAVHRERERTGGVYLDLRPIPHLESRFPTVVAAARTLGFDPFREPIPVAPAAHYAMGGVKTDLSGYTGLPGLYAAGEVASTGFHGANRLASNSLLEGLVMGERAAKAALQDLVHPKRVEPLPVLLLDPEHLKPLQERMGQAAGVVRRGQDLAQALAWLEGLPLKEALPEDLFALGDPRALRAFVEAGHLALLARLLLRMALLREESRGAHFREDFPEEAKEPYHLEVRGTPGAGRERPGLVRVPLGTSPVR, from the coding sequence ATGGTCACCTTAACCACCGACCTCCTCATCCTGGGTGCGGGTATCGCGGGAGTCTACGCCGCTTTGGCGGCGGAGGAAAGAGGGGCTAAGATCCTCCTTCTCAGCAAGGATCCCCTTCCCTCGGGTTCCACCCCCTGGGCCCAGGGAGGGGTAGCCTTCCCTTTGGATGAGGCCGACCTGGAAGCCCACCTCCAGGACACCCTTAGGGCTGGTCGGGGTTTGGTGGAGGAGGGGGTGGCCCGGTCCATCCTGGAGGAAGCTCCCCGGCACCTGGAAAAGCTTCTTTCCCTGGGGCTTCCCTTCCATTCCGAGCCCACCCGGGAGGGGGGGCACTCCCGACCGCGGGTACGGCACCTGGGGGGGGACAGGAGCGGCCTTTTCCTGCTCAAGGGGCTTCTCAAGCGGCTTAGGAGCCCGGTCCAGGAGGGTTACATGGCGGTGGCCCTGCTCCTCGGGGAGGGGCGGGTGGCAGGAGCCTTGGTCCTGGGGCCCGAGGGCTTGCAGGTGGTGCGGGCTGGAGCGGTCCTGCTGGCCACGGGGGGTTTGGGGAGGCTCTTCCCCGTGACCACCAACCCGAAAGGGGCCACAGGGGACGGCATGGCCCTGGCCTACCTGGCGGGAGCCACCCTGAGGGATCTGGAATTCATCCAGTTCCATCCCACTGCCCTTCCCGATGGAAGCCTGGTGAGCGAAGCCTGCCGGGGGGAAGGAGCCATCCTGCTCAACGCCCAGGGGGAGCGCTTCATGCCCCGCTACGATCCTTTGGGGGAGCTTGCCCCCCGGGACGTGGTGGCCCGGGCGGTTCACCGGGAGAGGGAGAGGACTGGGGGAGTTTACCTGGACCTGAGGCCCATTCCCCATCTGGAGTCCCGTTTTCCCACGGTGGTGGCTGCGGCACGGACCCTGGGCTTCGACCCCTTCCGGGAGCCTATTCCCGTGGCTCCCGCAGCCCACTACGCCATGGGCGGGGTCAAGACGGATCTTTCGGGCTACACGGGCCTCCCTGGCCTCTACGCCGCCGGGGAGGTGGCCTCCACGGGCTTCCACGGGGCAAACCGCCTGGCTTCCAACAGCCTCCTGGAGGGCCTGGTGATGGGGGAGCGGGCCGCCAAGGCAGCCCTTCAGGACCTAGTCCATCCGAAGAGGGTAGAGCCCTTACCCGTCCTGCTTCTGGATCCGGAACACCTAAAACCCCTACAGGAAAGAATGGGCCAGGCAGCTGGGGTGGTACGTCGGGGACAGGATCTCGCCCAAGCTTTGGCCTGGTTGGAAGGTCTTCCCTTGAAGGAAGCTCTTCCTGAGGACCTCTTTGCCCTTGGGGATCCCCGTGCTCTGCGCGCTTTCGTGGAAGCGGGCCACCTGGCTCTTTTGGCCCGGCTCCTCTTGCGCATGGCCCTTCTGCGGGAGGAAAGCCGGGGGGCCCACTTCCGAGAGGACTTCCCCGAGGAGGCCAAGGAACCCTACCACCTCGAGGTGCGGGGGACACCTGGGGCCGGGAGGGAACGGCCAGGCCTGGTGAGGGTACCCCTGGGCACTTCTCCTGTGCGGTAG
- the nadA gene encoding quinolinate synthase NadA, with protein MERDLLIQEVLRLKAERQAVILAHSYQLPEVQEVADFVGDSLGLAREAQRTEAKVIVFAGVHFMAETAAILNPEKTVLLPDLEAGCSLADSIRPEDVLAWKKDHPEGIVVAYVNTKAEVKALADVCVTSANAVEVVARLPKDRPIFFVPDMFLGAHVARVTGRKLDLFPGECHVHAGIREEHLKALLEKHPGAEFMIHPECGCGSSCLFLKPDAKMLSTEGMVRYAKKAEAKEFVVATEVGILHRLSKEAPGKTFIPVKPDAICEYMKRITLEKVYLSLKEMRHVIRVPEEVAKKARRALEAMVAVG; from the coding sequence ATGGAAAGGGATCTTCTCATCCAAGAGGTGCTCCGCCTGAAGGCGGAGCGGCAGGCAGTCATCTTAGCCCATTCCTACCAGCTTCCTGAGGTGCAAGAGGTGGCGGACTTCGTGGGGGACTCCCTGGGCCTAGCCCGGGAGGCGCAAAGGACCGAGGCCAAGGTCATCGTTTTCGCTGGGGTGCACTTTATGGCGGAAACCGCCGCCATCCTGAACCCAGAGAAAACCGTCCTCCTCCCCGACTTGGAGGCGGGCTGCTCCCTGGCGGACAGCATCCGCCCCGAGGATGTTCTGGCCTGGAAGAAGGACCATCCCGAGGGGATCGTGGTGGCCTACGTGAACACCAAAGCCGAGGTGAAGGCTCTGGCGGACGTATGTGTCACCAGCGCCAATGCGGTGGAGGTGGTGGCTCGCCTGCCCAAGGACCGGCCCATCTTCTTCGTGCCCGACATGTTCCTGGGTGCCCATGTGGCCAGGGTGACGGGGAGGAAACTGGACCTTTTCCCAGGGGAGTGCCATGTGCATGCGGGAATCCGCGAGGAGCACTTGAAGGCCCTTTTGGAGAAGCACCCCGGGGCTGAGTTCATGATCCATCCCGAGTGTGGGTGCGGCAGTAGCTGTCTTTTCCTCAAACCGGATGCCAAGATGCTCTCCACCGAAGGGATGGTCCGTTACGCCAAGAAGGCGGAGGCCAAGGAGTTTGTGGTGGCCACGGAGGTGGGGATCCTCCACCGCCTCTCCAAGGAGGCCCCGGGAAAGACCTTCATCCCGGTGAAGCCGGATGCCATCTGCGAGTACATGAAGCGGATCACCCTGGAGAAGGTTTACCTGTCCCTTAAGGAGATGCGCCACGTGATCCGGGTGCCCGAGGAGGTGGCCAAGAAGGCCCGGCGGGCCCTCGAGGCCATGGTGGCCGTGGGCTAA
- a CDS encoding type II toxin-antitoxin system VapC family toxin: MAVFVDTSALYALLDRDDAWHPQAAEGFRRLLAARERLVTHSYVVVESVALVQKRLGLEAVRALCHGLLEVIHTVPVDEDLHQVALTALLASGRRDISLVDWTSFFFMQRRGLRKALAFDEHFWEQGFSPAEA, translated from the coding sequence TTGGCCGTCTTCGTTGACACCTCGGCCCTTTACGCCCTCCTGGACCGGGACGACGCCTGGCACCCACAGGCGGCGGAAGGGTTTCGCCGCCTCTTGGCGGCTCGAGAGCGCCTGGTAACCCACAGCTATGTGGTGGTGGAAAGTGTGGCCTTGGTCCAGAAAAGATTGGGCCTCGAGGCGGTGCGGGCCCTTTGCCACGGCCTTTTAGAGGTTATCCATACGGTTCCCGTGGACGAGGACCTGCACCAGGTGGCCCTGACCGCCCTTCTGGCCTCTGGGAGGAGGGACATCAGCCTGGTGGACTGGACCAGCTTTTTCTTCATGCAGCGAAGGGGTTTGCGGAAGGCCTTGGCGTTTGACGAACACTTTTGGGAACAGGGCTTCAGCCCAGCGGAAGCGTAG
- a CDS encoding type II toxin-antitoxin system VapB family antitoxin, producing MVRTQVQLTEEQAQRLKALAQEEGVSLAELVRRAVEGYLQEKGNGSFSDRAERALAVVGRFASGLTDVSQKHDHYLAMDEDRLGRLR from the coding sequence ATGGTGCGGACCCAGGTGCAGCTTACCGAGGAACAGGCCCAGCGCCTAAAGGCGCTCGCCCAGGAGGAAGGGGTGTCCCTGGCGGAGCTGGTGCGCCGGGCGGTGGAGGGGTATCTCCAGGAGAAGGGGAATGGGAGTTTTTCCGATCGGGCTGAGCGGGCCTTGGCCGTGGTGGGCCGCTTTGCCTCGGGCCTTACGGATGTGAGCCAGAAGCACGACCACTACCTGGCGATGGATGAGGACCGCCTTGGCCGTCTTCGTTGA
- the nadC gene encoding nicotinate-nucleotide diphosphorylase, which produces MVPQDTLKAWLPQLASWLLEDLGHGDLTTLLTVPEDLWGRAAILAKEEGVIAGLPVAKEVFFLADARIAFTALVGEGERVGPGQEVARLEGPLRGILAGERLALNLLQRLSGIATLTRAYVEALKGTKAQVLDTRKTTPGLRALEKYAVRVGGGRNHRYGLFDGILIKENHIRAAGGVAEAVKRAKAGAPHYLKVEVEVGNLAELEEALEAGADLILLDNFPLEEIREAVRRVGGRVPLEASGNMTLERARAAAEAGVDFVSVGALTHSAKALDLSLLVVQP; this is translated from the coding sequence ATGGTGCCCCAGGACACCTTGAAGGCCTGGCTTCCCCAGTTAGCCTCCTGGCTCCTCGAGGACCTCGGCCATGGGGACCTCACCACCCTCCTCACCGTGCCCGAGGATCTTTGGGGCCGCGCGGCCATCCTGGCCAAGGAGGAAGGCGTCATCGCTGGGCTGCCGGTTGCCAAGGAGGTCTTTTTCCTAGCGGACGCCCGCATTGCCTTTACCGCTTTGGTGGGAGAAGGGGAAAGGGTGGGCCCTGGCCAGGAAGTGGCCCGCCTCGAGGGGCCCTTAAGGGGCATCCTGGCGGGGGAGAGGCTCGCCCTAAACCTCCTGCAGCGTCTATCCGGCATCGCCACCTTAACCCGGGCTTACGTGGAGGCCTTGAAGGGCACCAAGGCCCAGGTCTTGGATACCCGCAAGACCACTCCGGGCCTCAGGGCCCTGGAGAAGTATGCGGTGCGGGTGGGCGGGGGGAGGAACCACCGTTATGGCCTTTTTGACGGGATTCTCATCAAGGAGAACCACATTCGGGCCGCGGGGGGTGTGGCCGAGGCGGTGAAAAGGGCCAAGGCCGGGGCTCCCCACTACCTCAAGGTGGAGGTGGAGGTGGGAAACCTGGCCGAGCTGGAGGAGGCTTTGGAAGCAGGGGCGGATCTGATCCTTCTGGATAACTTTCCCCTCGAGGAGATCCGCGAGGCCGTGCGCCGGGTGGGAGGTCGGGTGCCTCTCGAGGCCAGCGGGAACATGACCCTGGAAAGGGCCCGGGCTGCCGCCGAGGCTGGGGTGGACTTTGTGAGCGTGGGGGCCCTGACCCATTCCGCCAAGGCCCTGGATCTTTCCCTCCTGGTAGTGCAGCCATGA
- a CDS encoding thioredoxin domain-containing protein, whose translation MANRLRDSRSPYLLQHAEDPVDWYPFGEEAFTTALQEDKPIFLSVGYSACHWCHVMHRESFQDPEVAGILNRHFIPVKVDREERPDVDAAYMRALISLTGQGGWPMSLFLTPEGKPFFGGTYFPREDRASLPSFKRVLLAVAQAWREEREAILREAERLSQALWRSLTPPPGPVPQDVEEKALQFLARSFDPEWGGFLPAPKFPQGNLLLYLLALAWRGKEEARGMLYKTLRAMALGGVYDQVGGGFHRYAVDRFWYLPHFEKMLYDNALLARVYLGAYRVFADPLFLRVARETLDWLLSMQSPGQGGFYTALDAESEGEEGRYYTWTPDELQAALREDYPLAHRYFALGKAPLLEGGESPRYVLTAWGEEEVKRELGEGFAVWREGLRARLLASRRRRMPPNLDDKVLADWSALAVRALAEAGRLLRDGRYLMAARRGSHFLVETMGKDGLVRHVWRAGALGEEAFLQDQSFTALALLELYTATGEWPYLEKARSLAEAAWEVFQGEGLEGPSTRPALKSLPLPAKEVEETTLPSGKSALAEAFWRLQAAFGGDYRRRAQLLLEEGALWLERHPHALPGLLLVHRLLKEGTELALPTPSPILESVRELYLPLTQLVVGPADALPGLRGREPGKAYLCREGACRLPVEEVRSLVEEVQAVYGG comes from the coding sequence ATGGCCAACCGCCTCCGGGATTCCCGAAGCCCTTATCTCCTCCAGCATGCGGAAGACCCCGTGGACTGGTACCCCTTTGGGGAGGAAGCCTTTACCACGGCTCTGCAGGAGGATAAACCCATCTTCCTCTCCGTGGGGTATAGCGCCTGCCACTGGTGCCACGTGATGCACCGGGAGTCCTTTCAAGACCCCGAGGTGGCGGGGATCCTCAACCGGCACTTCATCCCGGTGAAGGTAGACCGGGAGGAACGGCCTGACGTGGACGCCGCCTATATGCGGGCCCTCATCAGCCTCACCGGCCAGGGGGGTTGGCCCATGAGCCTCTTCCTCACCCCGGAGGGGAAGCCCTTCTTCGGGGGAACGTATTTCCCCAGGGAAGACCGCGCGAGTCTCCCCTCTTTCAAACGGGTCCTTCTGGCGGTAGCCCAGGCCTGGCGGGAGGAACGGGAGGCCATATTAAGGGAGGCGGAACGCCTTTCCCAGGCTCTTTGGCGAAGCCTTACTCCCCCTCCCGGACCCGTGCCCCAGGATGTGGAGGAAAAAGCTTTGCAGTTTCTTGCCCGCTCCTTTGACCCGGAGTGGGGTGGGTTTCTTCCCGCACCCAAGTTTCCCCAAGGTAACCTCCTCCTTTATCTCCTGGCCTTGGCCTGGCGGGGCAAGGAGGAGGCCCGCGGGATGCTCTATAAGACCCTGAGGGCCATGGCCCTGGGTGGGGTCTACGACCAGGTGGGTGGGGGGTTCCACCGTTACGCCGTGGACCGCTTCTGGTACCTCCCCCACTTTGAAAAGATGCTTTACGACAACGCCCTCCTGGCCCGGGTCTACCTGGGGGCTTACCGGGTCTTCGCTGACCCCCTTTTTCTCAGGGTGGCTCGGGAAACCCTGGACTGGCTTCTCTCCATGCAAAGCCCTGGCCAGGGAGGGTTCTACACAGCTTTGGATGCGGAAAGCGAGGGGGAGGAAGGACGCTACTACACCTGGACCCCGGACGAGCTCCAGGCAGCCTTGAGGGAGGATTACCCCCTGGCCCACCGCTATTTTGCCCTGGGGAAGGCCCCGCTCCTGGAGGGAGGAGAATCTCCTAGGTACGTGCTTACCGCCTGGGGTGAGGAAGAGGTAAAGAGGGAGCTGGGGGAAGGCTTTGCGGTCTGGCGGGAGGGCCTCCGGGCTAGGCTTCTTGCCTCGAGACGGCGCCGTATGCCCCCCAACTTGGACGACAAGGTCTTAGCCGACTGGTCTGCCTTGGCGGTGCGGGCCTTGGCCGAGGCGGGCAGGCTTTTAAGGGACGGCCGCTACTTGATGGCGGCCCGGCGAGGGAGTCACTTCCTGGTGGAGACCATGGGCAAGGACGGCCTTGTGCGCCACGTGTGGCGGGCCGGGGCCCTGGGGGAAGAGGCTTTCCTCCAAGACCAAAGCTTTACCGCCTTGGCCTTACTGGAGCTTTACACCGCCACCGGCGAGTGGCCTTATCTGGAGAAGGCAAGGTCCTTGGCGGAGGCAGCCTGGGAGGTCTTTCAAGGGGAGGGTCTTGAGGGACCAAGTACCCGTCCCGCCCTGAAATCCCTTCCCCTTCCCGCCAAGGAGGTGGAGGAAACCACCCTTCCCTCTGGCAAAAGCGCCCTGGCCGAGGCCTTCTGGCGCTTGCAGGCCGCCTTTGGCGGTGACTACCGAAGGCGGGCCCAGTTGCTTTTGGAGGAAGGGGCCCTGTGGCTTGAGCGCCACCCCCACGCCCTCCCTGGCTTGCTCCTGGTTCACCGCCTCCTTAAGGAAGGAACGGAGCTTGCCCTTCCTACGCCCTCCCCGATTCTGGAGTCGGTACGGGAGCTCTACCTACCCCTTACCCAGTTGGTGGTGGGGCCAGCGGATGCTCTTCCAGGCCTTCGCGGGCGGGAGCCTGGAAAGGCTTACCTGTGCCGGGAAGGAGCCTGCCGGCTGCCGGTTGAAGAGGTGAGGAGCCTGGTGGAGGAAGTGCAGGCGGTCTATGGTGGGTAG
- a CDS encoding thiolase family protein, which translates to MPEAWIVEALRTPIGKHGGALATVRPDDLLALTLSALMERSGVPKEEVEDVYAGCANQAGEDNRNVARMALLLAGFPVKVAGCTVNRLCGSGLEAVAQAARAIWAGEGHVYIGSGVESMSRAPFVVPKPDKPFPTGNQVMYDTTLGWRLINPKMQALYGTESMGETAENLAEMYKIPREEQDRFALLSHQKAIRAWDQGRFAKEVVPVPVKRGKEEVRVEVDEGPRRDTSLEKLAQLKPVFREGGTVTAGNSSPLNDGAAAVLLVSDAYAKAHGLTPLARVRSIAVAGVPPRIMGIGPVPATQKALERAGLSLKDIGLIELNEAFAAQSLAVLREWGLDMEDPRLNPNGGAIALGHPLGASGARILTTLLHEMHRQKVQFGLATMCIGVGQGIAMVVEAV; encoded by the coding sequence ATGCCTGAAGCCTGGATTGTGGAAGCCCTCAGAACCCCCATCGGCAAGCACGGGGGAGCCCTGGCCACCGTGCGCCCCGACGATCTCCTGGCCCTCACCCTCTCCGCCCTCATGGAACGAAGCGGCGTCCCCAAGGAGGAAGTAGAGGACGTCTACGCCGGCTGCGCCAACCAAGCCGGAGAAGACAACCGCAACGTGGCCCGCATGGCCCTCCTCCTGGCCGGCTTCCCCGTAAAAGTAGCAGGTTGCACCGTAAACCGCCTCTGCGGATCCGGCCTGGAAGCCGTCGCCCAGGCCGCCCGGGCCATCTGGGCAGGAGAAGGCCATGTCTACATCGGCAGCGGCGTAGAGTCCATGTCCCGGGCCCCCTTCGTGGTCCCCAAACCAGATAAACCCTTCCCCACCGGCAACCAGGTAATGTACGACACCACCCTGGGCTGGCGGCTCATTAACCCCAAAATGCAGGCCCTCTACGGCACAGAAAGCATGGGGGAAACCGCCGAAAACCTGGCAGAAATGTACAAGATCCCCCGGGAAGAACAGGACCGCTTCGCCCTCCTCTCCCACCAAAAAGCCATCCGCGCCTGGGACCAGGGCCGATTCGCCAAAGAAGTGGTCCCCGTGCCCGTAAAGCGCGGAAAAGAGGAAGTCCGCGTAGAAGTGGATGAGGGACCAAGAAGGGATACCTCCCTCGAAAAACTGGCCCAGCTCAAACCCGTCTTCCGCGAAGGAGGCACCGTCACCGCAGGAAACTCCAGCCCCCTCAACGATGGAGCCGCCGCCGTCCTCCTGGTCTCCGATGCCTACGCCAAGGCCCACGGCCTCACCCCCCTGGCCCGGGTGCGGAGCATCGCCGTGGCCGGTGTTCCCCCCAGAATCATGGGCATCGGGCCAGTGCCCGCCACCCAAAAAGCCTTGGAACGAGCAGGCCTCTCCCTAAAGGACATCGGCCTGATCGAACTCAACGAAGCCTTCGCCGCCCAAAGCCTCGCCGTGCTCAGAGAGTGGGGCCTGGACATGGAAGACCCCCGCCTCAACCCCAACGGCGGGGCCATCGCCCTCGGACACCCCCTGGGAGCCTCCGGAGCCCGCATCCTCACCACCCTGCTCCACGAAATGCACCGACAAAAAGTCCAGTTCGGCCTGGCTACCATGTGCATCGGCGTGGGTCAGGGAATCGCCATGGTGGTGGAAGCGGTGTGA